In Acidaminococcus fermentans DSM 20731, one genomic interval encodes:
- a CDS encoding DMT family transporter — MERRKKIGVGMVLLGATLWGSSSNSVEYLMVDQHFTWSAILFWRMVFTGISFLGISRFQKQDLLAPLKQDGKWMMKFILLGLYLMQVTFFKAIYYSNAATATVLQYTMPAILLLMYLVKDWRLPTRREVVAVVLALLGTALIATKGQGAALAVSGEALFYGILGAFGMAFYTAYAAVLLKKYSCFLILGWGSLGNALLLQLFHHPTLEGAVLDIHTAAAFGILFVLGTLVAYYVYLESTKYIPPAETGALAAFEPLSAYFFSVVVMGNRVGPVELVGALCIIVMVCVLTRND; from the coding sequence ATGGAACGGCGGAAGAAAATCGGGGTGGGGATGGTCCTGCTGGGCGCCACTTTGTGGGGCAGCAGCAGCAACAGTGTGGAATACCTGATGGTGGACCAGCATTTCACCTGGTCGGCCATCCTGTTCTGGCGGATGGTCTTTACCGGGATTTCCTTCCTGGGGATTTCCCGGTTCCAGAAGCAGGACCTGCTGGCACCCCTGAAACAGGACGGGAAATGGATGATGAAATTCATCCTTCTGGGGCTGTATCTGATGCAGGTGACCTTTTTCAAGGCCATTTACTACAGCAATGCGGCGACGGCCACCGTTCTCCAGTACACCATGCCCGCCATCCTGCTGCTGATGTATCTGGTAAAAGATTGGCGGCTGCCCACCCGCCGGGAAGTGGTGGCGGTGGTGCTGGCTCTCCTGGGGACGGCCCTGATTGCCACCAAGGGGCAGGGGGCGGCCCTGGCGGTTTCCGGAGAAGCCCTGTTCTACGGCATCCTGGGAGCCTTCGGCATGGCCTTCTATACGGCCTATGCGGCGGTGCTGCTGAAAAAGTACAGCTGTTTCCTGATCCTGGGCTGGGGAAGCCTGGGAAATGCCCTGCTGCTCCAGCTGTTCCACCATCCCACCCTGGAAGGGGCCGTCCTGGACATCCATACGGCGGCGGCTTTCGGGATCCTGTTTGTGCTGGGGACCCTGGTGGCCTACTATGTGTACCTGGAAAGTACCAAGTATATCCCTCCGGCGGAAACCGGCGCTTTGGCCGCCTTTGAACCGCTTTCCGCCTACTTTTTCTCCGTGGTGGTCATGGGGAACCGGGTGGGGCCGGTGGAACTGGTGGGGGCCCTTTGTATCATCGTGATGGTCTGTGTCCTGACCCGCAATGACTGA
- a CDS encoding O-acetylhomoserine aminocarboxypropyltransferase/cysteine synthase family protein has protein sequence MSEEKKYHFETLQLHVGQEQADPATDSRAVPIYQTTSYVFRNSQHAADRFALKDAGNVYGRLTNPTEDVFEKRIAALEGGVAALATASGAAAVTYAMQALVHAGQHIVCATTVYGGTYNLFEHTFPDFGIETTFVDPTKGVHVFEEAVRENTQAIYIESVGNPNANLIDIDAVAAIAHKHKIPLVVDSTFATPYLLRPFEHGADVVVHSATKFIGGHGTTLGGIIVDSGKFDWVASGRFPWLVDPNPSYHGISFAKDVGPAAYVTYIRTLILRDTGATLSPFNAFLLLQGTETLSLRVERQVENALKVVDFLAKDSHVAKVNHPSLPDHPDHELYKKYFPNGGISIFTFEIKGGAAAAQKFIDHLKIFSLLANVADVKSLVIHPASTTHSQMNEEELAASGITPATIRLSIGTEHIDDIIDDLKQAFAALD, from the coding sequence ATGAGCGAAGAAAAGAAATACCATTTTGAGACCCTGCAGCTCCATGTAGGGCAGGAACAGGCCGATCCGGCCACCGATTCCCGGGCAGTGCCCATTTACCAGACCACATCCTATGTGTTCCGGAACAGCCAGCACGCCGCTGACCGGTTTGCCCTGAAGGATGCGGGCAACGTATACGGCCGGCTGACCAACCCAACGGAAGATGTCTTTGAAAAACGGATCGCCGCCCTGGAAGGCGGGGTGGCTGCCCTGGCCACGGCCAGCGGCGCTGCGGCTGTGACCTACGCCATGCAGGCCCTGGTCCATGCCGGCCAGCACATTGTCTGCGCCACCACCGTATACGGCGGGACCTATAACCTGTTTGAACATACGTTCCCGGATTTCGGCATTGAGACCACTTTCGTGGATCCCACCAAAGGCGTCCATGTTTTTGAAGAAGCCGTCCGGGAAAACACCCAGGCCATCTACATTGAATCCGTGGGCAACCCCAACGCCAACCTGATCGACATCGATGCGGTGGCGGCCATTGCCCACAAGCACAAGATCCCTCTGGTGGTGGACAGCACCTTTGCCACTCCTTATCTGCTGCGGCCCTTTGAACACGGGGCTGATGTAGTGGTCCATTCCGCCACCAAATTCATCGGCGGTCACGGCACCACTCTTGGGGGCATCATCGTGGACAGCGGCAAATTCGACTGGGTGGCTTCCGGCCGGTTCCCCTGGCTGGTTGATCCCAACCCCAGCTACCACGGCATCAGCTTTGCCAAGGATGTGGGACCTGCCGCCTATGTAACCTATATCCGCACCCTGATCCTGCGGGATACCGGGGCCACCCTGTCTCCCTTCAACGCTTTCCTGCTGCTCCAGGGCACCGAAACCCTGTCCCTGCGGGTGGAACGGCAGGTGGAGAATGCCCTGAAGGTGGTGGACTTCCTGGCCAAGGATTCCCATGTGGCCAAGGTGAACCATCCGTCCCTGCCCGATCATCCGGATCATGAACTGTACAAGAAGTACTTCCCCAACGGCGGGATTTCCATCTTTACCTTTGAAATCAAAGGGGGCGCCGCTGCGGCCCAGAAGTTCATCGACCATCTGAAGATCTTCTCCCTGCTGGCCAATGTGGCGGATGTGAAGAGCCTGGTGATCCATCCGGCTTCCACCACCCATTCCCAGATGAACGAAGAAGAACTGGCGGCTTCCGGGATCACCCCGGCCACCATCCGGCTGTCCATCGGCACCGAACACATCGACGACATCATCGACGATCTGAAACAGGCTTTTGCCGCGTTGGATTGA
- a CDS encoding MATE family efflux transporter, producing MTRTTTKDMTSGNIPRLILEFALPLMIGNVFQMLYNTVDSIVVGNFVGTQALAAVSSTTMITNMSVFFFNGFSIGATVIIGKCFGAKDHGLLHRAVETTMAATFLLCVLFTVFFFTGTDFMLHFMKTPADVFDQAALYLRIYFAGVTGLLLYNMGSGVLRAVGDTKRPLYFLILTSVLNIFLDLLFVLVFHWGIAGVAYATIIAQFISAGATLAVLLRTRDVYRFSFRDLCLDGNLLGQIFRVGLPTAIQSIITSFSNIFVQSYINFFGATVMAGWGCYNKLDQFIMLPVLSMAMAATTFVAQNIGARQEERANDGTVSSIVLSLAITGTIAALLFIFADFSLRLFTGDEAVIRSGVDFIHVNIFFMMFNCVNQVLAGALRGRGDSMGPMVIMLLSFVLVRQIYLYIMTRYISNTPLTVGFGYPVGWATCCVLEVLYFWLYWKHKEG from the coding sequence ATGACCCGTACCACAACCAAAGACATGACTTCCGGCAACATTCCCCGGCTGATCCTGGAATTTGCCCTGCCACTGATGATCGGCAATGTTTTCCAGATGCTGTACAATACGGTGGATTCCATTGTGGTGGGGAATTTCGTGGGGACCCAGGCCCTGGCTGCCGTCAGTTCCACCACCATGATCACCAACATGTCGGTTTTCTTTTTCAACGGATTTTCCATCGGTGCCACGGTGATCATCGGCAAATGCTTCGGGGCAAAGGATCACGGGCTGCTCCATCGGGCGGTGGAAACCACCATGGCTGCCACCTTCCTTCTCTGCGTCCTGTTCACCGTGTTCTTTTTCACCGGCACGGATTTCATGCTCCATTTCATGAAAACGCCGGCGGATGTGTTCGACCAGGCGGCCCTGTATCTCCGGATCTATTTTGCCGGGGTCACCGGCCTCCTGCTCTACAACATGGGCAGCGGGGTGCTCCGGGCAGTGGGGGACACCAAACGGCCCCTGTATTTCCTGATCCTCACCAGTGTGCTGAACATTTTCCTGGATCTGCTTTTTGTGCTGGTGTTCCACTGGGGCATTGCCGGGGTGGCCTACGCCACCATCATTGCCCAGTTCATTTCTGCCGGGGCCACCCTGGCGGTGCTGCTCCGGACCCGGGATGTGTACCGGTTTTCCTTCCGGGATCTGTGTTTGGACGGGAACCTCCTGGGGCAGATTTTCCGGGTGGGCCTGCCTACGGCCATCCAGAGCATCATCACCTCTTTTTCCAACATTTTCGTCCAGTCCTACATCAACTTTTTCGGGGCCACGGTAATGGCCGGGTGGGGCTGCTACAACAAACTGGATCAGTTCATCATGCTGCCGGTGCTGTCCATGGCCATGGCGGCCACCACCTTTGTAGCCCAGAACATCGGGGCCCGGCAGGAAGAACGGGCCAACGACGGGACGGTTTCCTCCATTGTCCTGAGCCTGGCCATTACCGGGACCATTGCCGCCCTGCTGTTCATTTTTGCGGATTTCTCCCTGCGGCTGTTCACGGGAGATGAAGCGGTGATCCGGTCCGGGGTGGACTTTATCCATGTGAACATCTTCTTCATGATGTTCAACTGCGTGAACCAGGTGCTGGCCGGGGCGCTCCGGGGCCGGGGAGATTCCATGGGCCCCATGGTGATCATGCTCCTGTCCTTTGTGCTGGTCCGGCAGATCTACCTGTACATCATGACCCGGTACATCAGCAACACCCCCCTCACCGTGGGCTTCGGCTATCCGGTGGGCTGGGCCACCTGCTGTGTGCTGGAAGTGCTGTATTTCTGGCTGTATTGGAAGCATAAGGAGGGGTGA
- a CDS encoding M20/M25/M40 family metallo-hydrolase, giving the protein MDIIEEFKELVMIDSASGQERAIADVLTAKLRALGFAVTEDRAGDTFGGNTGNLTAVREGDRPGAILFCSHMDRVANGLHIRPREKDGCLVSDGTTILAADDVSGICAILDGVRRALASRKPLPRLEIAFTVGEESGLWGGRALDLSRFQSPFCYVMDSPGTLGRLINGAPGLAKLQAEILGKAAHAGNEPEKGINAAHILCHILDTLKDGRLDEETVANFPLMGTGNTATNIVCDRAWVKGESRSRNQEKLEAYMDYFQRHCQEAAAGTGARVRTAAEISFAPFQLAETEPVIRTAVKALEALGIAPRIEQGGGGMDANIFNAKGLPSLGVATGYTKNHTLEENLDLKSFIRSGQLVEKLIGMVG; this is encoded by the coding sequence ATGGATATCATTGAAGAATTCAAAGAACTGGTCATGATCGATTCCGCTTCCGGCCAGGAGCGGGCCATTGCCGATGTTCTGACGGCCAAACTCCGGGCCCTGGGCTTTGCCGTCACCGAAGACCGGGCGGGAGACACCTTTGGCGGGAATACAGGGAACCTCACCGCCGTCCGGGAAGGAGACCGTCCCGGAGCCATCCTGTTCTGCAGCCACATGGACCGGGTGGCCAACGGGCTCCATATCCGGCCCCGGGAAAAGGACGGGTGCCTGGTGTCCGACGGCACCACCATCCTGGCTGCCGACGATGTAAGCGGCATCTGCGCCATCCTGGACGGGGTCCGGCGGGCCCTGGCCTCCCGGAAGCCCCTGCCCCGGCTGGAAATCGCCTTCACCGTAGGGGAGGAATCCGGGCTCTGGGGGGGACGGGCCCTGGACCTGTCCCGGTTCCAAAGCCCCTTCTGCTATGTGATGGACAGCCCCGGTACCCTGGGCCGGCTGATCAACGGGGCTCCCGGCCTGGCCAAGCTCCAGGCGGAAATCCTGGGAAAAGCCGCCCATGCGGGCAATGAACCGGAAAAAGGCATCAACGCCGCCCACATTCTGTGCCACATCCTGGATACCCTGAAGGACGGACGGCTGGATGAAGAGACCGTTGCCAACTTCCCCCTGATGGGCACCGGCAACACCGCCACCAATATCGTGTGCGACCGGGCCTGGGTCAAAGGGGAAAGCCGGAGCCGGAACCAGGAAAAACTGGAAGCCTACATGGACTATTTCCAGCGCCACTGCCAGGAAGCTGCGGCTGGCACCGGCGCCCGGGTGCGCACGGCAGCGGAGATTTCCTTTGCGCCCTTCCAGCTGGCAGAAACGGAGCCGGTGATCCGGACCGCCGTCAAAGCCCTGGAAGCCCTGGGCATCGCCCCCCGGATCGAACAGGGCGGCGGAGGCATGGATGCCAACATTTTCAACGCCAAAGGCCTGCCCTCCCTGGGCGTGGCCACCGGCTACACCAAAAACCACACCCTGGAAGAAAACCTGGACCTGAAAAGCTTCATCCGCAGCGGCCAGTTGGTGGAAAAGCTGATTGGGATGGTGGGATAA
- a CDS encoding hydroxyacid dehydrogenase → MKFVLSMPLAPAGMEMMKKLGIQWEVGPGINWEAYPDALLESADALIIRLEKCPESVLRRCRNLKVLGRPGMGFENVPVDWCTERGIPVVLAPGANARSVAEHALALIFACAKDLKEMDEENRKGNWGIRAQGKQMELAGKTVGIVGVGGIGSLLAGMCRALGMECIGWSHSHNRARVEAAGCRYVETLEEVLRTSDFVSLHIPLLPSTRHCIGARELSLMKPTAFLINTARGAVVDEQALADAVNQGVIAGAGVDVYGTEPAVLDNPVFTAPRILCTPHSAALTPDSWARMACGAVEGCYAVCQGKEWPGVANPEVWKKKS, encoded by the coding sequence GTGAAATTTGTGCTGAGTATGCCTCTAGCTCCGGCGGGCATGGAAATGATGAAAAAACTGGGCATCCAATGGGAAGTGGGTCCCGGGATAAACTGGGAAGCCTATCCGGATGCTCTTTTGGAAAGCGCTGATGCACTGATCATCCGGCTGGAAAAATGTCCGGAATCCGTCCTCCGCCGGTGCCGGAACCTGAAGGTGCTGGGCCGTCCGGGGATGGGCTTTGAAAACGTCCCGGTGGACTGGTGTACGGAACGGGGCATCCCGGTGGTGCTGGCTCCCGGAGCCAACGCCCGGAGCGTGGCGGAACATGCCCTGGCCCTGATTTTTGCCTGTGCCAAGGATCTGAAGGAAATGGATGAGGAGAACCGGAAGGGGAACTGGGGGATCCGGGCCCAGGGAAAACAGATGGAGCTGGCGGGCAAAACCGTGGGCATTGTGGGGGTGGGCGGCATCGGCAGCCTGCTGGCAGGGATGTGCCGGGCTCTGGGCATGGAATGCATCGGCTGGAGCCATTCCCACAACCGGGCCCGGGTGGAGGCCGCCGGCTGCCGGTATGTGGAGACCCTGGAAGAAGTGCTCCGGACCAGTGATTTCGTGTCCCTGCACATTCCCCTGCTGCCTTCCACCCGGCACTGCATCGGCGCCCGGGAGCTGTCCCTGATGAAACCCACCGCTTTCCTCATCAACACGGCCCGGGGTGCGGTGGTGGACGAACAGGCCCTGGCGGATGCGGTGAACCAGGGGGTGATCGCCGGAGCCGGGGTGGATGTGTACGGAACGGAACCGGCGGTCCTGGACAATCCGGTATTCACCGCTCCCCGAATCCTCTGCACGCCCCACAGTGCGGCCCTGACCCCGGACTCCTGGGCCCGGATGGCCTGCGGCGCCGTGGAAGGCTGTTATGCCGTGTGCCAGGGGAAGGAATGGCCGGGGGTGGCCAATCCGGAGGTGTGGAAGAAAAAATCTTGA